DNA sequence from the Cellulophaga sp. HaHaR_3_176 genome:
CAGCTTCTTTTGCATTATGAGCCACTATTCCACGTTGGATGCGTACCCCAAAACTTGCTAAAATTTCTTTTCCTTGATATTCGTGAAGATTCATAAGTAAATCGTGTCTTTATTTAATATGGACAAAAATAACAAACCAATACTAATTACCCTAATGAAATTACGCCATGATTGTTTAAAATTTAAAATCATCAAATTTCAAGGGGTCAAGATTCTTAAAATGTCCATTAAATTTTATAGTTTCTTTTGTTCTATTAACCTCTTTTAATACTACAATTAACTCATCTAAATGGGTTTCAATAAAACGCAACCTATCACTCTCAATACTAATCTGTAATAATTTATATTCTTGACTTTTAGATAATCCTATTTTATGAGCTAATGTAAAACTATCAAATTCTTCTGCTAAAGTTTGTACTGACGGAATTCCCATTAACTGATATAACACCTGTATTTTATTAACCACCCTACGTTTTATTTCTATTTCCCCATCTCTTATATCCTCTATGATCGTAACAACACCTCCTGAATATAGCTTGTCACCCATATTTTTTTCAAACGCAACTATCTTAATTACTTTTTTCGCTCTGCATATAATATCCATTTCACCTGTTGAATAGAGTTTAACTATTTCCTCTAAAACTACCTCTACTCCAAAAGGCATTAGTTGATTTAAGTAAACAGGAATACCAAATGAGATTGCTTCATTTTTACAATCGTAGATAAGTTGTAAATAGCGAGGTTCAAAAATATGTAATGGTATTTTTTCTCCTGGAAAAAAAATAGATTGGAGGGGGAACAGAGGTAGTCTCATTTTTTATTTTAAATTTACAACTCACATTCCTATTTATCAAATCTATCTTTTGACATCATTTGTTTTAAATATAACAAATTGTTGCATTTTGACTTTTTGTTGAATTATTTTGTTCAAACGTTATAAGAAGTATAAATTTGCTAAAAAATTCATTGCAATGACGCAAAACGACTTATTGAACATAGCAAAAACATACGGAGATCCTGTATATGTTTATGATTCTGAAAAAATAATATCTCAGTTTAACAGACTGACTAACGCTTTTAGTGGTGTTAAAAAATTGAAATTAAATTACGCTTGTAAAGCATTATCAAATATTACCATATTAAAGTTAATGAACAGCTTAGGTAGCGGTTTAGATACCGTTTCTATTCAAGAGGTTCAATTAGGTTTACTTGCTGGTTTTAAACCTGAAAATATAATATACACACCAAACGGAGTATCTTTAGAAGAAATTGAAGAAGCTTCTAAATTAGGTGTTAGAATTAATATAGATAACTTATCTATATTAGAACAATTTGGCAGCAAATACCCTACTGTACCTGTTTGTATACGTATTAACCCACATGTTATGGCTGGAGGAAACTCTAACATTTCTGTTGGTCATATCGATTCTAAATTCGGTATTAGTATTCATCAAATTCCTCATTTATTACGCATTGTGGAGTTGACAAAAATGAATATTAATGGTATTCACATGCATACTGGTAGTGATATTTTAGATATCGACGTTTTCCTTTATGCTTCTGAAATATTATTCGAAACAGCTACAAACTTTAAAAATCTAGATTTTATCGATTTTGGTAGTGGCTTTAAAGTACCTTATAAAGAGGGGGATATTGAAACAAATATTGAAGAATTAGGAAAAAAATTATCTCAGAAATTTAACGAATTCTGTAAAGAATATGGAAAAGAGCTTACATTAGCCTTTGAGCCTGGTAAATTTTTAGTGAGTGAAGCAGGTTCTTTCTTAGCAAAAGTTAATGTTGTAAAACAAACTACATCTACTGTTTTTGCTAGTATTGATTCAGGCTTTAACCACTTAATACGCCCAATGCTTTACGGGTCACATCACCAAATAGAAAACATTTCGAACCCTAATGGTAGAGAACGCTACTATTCAGTGGTTGGTTATATATGCGAAACTGATACTTTTGCAAGTAACCGTAGAATAAACGAAATATCAGAAGGTGATATCTTAAGCTTCAAAAATGCTGGTGCTTACTGCTTTACAATGGCTAGTAATTACAATAGTAGATTTAGACCGCCAGAAGTATTATGGCACGACGGCAAAGCTGTTCTTATTAGAGAAAGAGAAAACTTAGATGATATTATTAGAAACCAAGTTGATACGAAAGACTTGTTTGCCAAGAAAGAAAAAGCATCTACGAAATAATATTACACTTATATTCTTTAAATAAAAAAAATCCTGTTGAGCAGGATTTTTTTTATTTACAATCCATTCTTTATAAAATAAAACCACCCTAAATTCGTTAGGTTTTTTAGATATAGTAGACTAACATAAAAAATATCTCATTATGAAAAATAACACCCAAATATCAAAGTTTACTGTTTTCGTTTTTTTCTTATTTATTTCATTAGGTATGAACGCTCAAGAAGTAACTTGGTTAACTTGGGATGAAGCCGCTAAACTAGCTGAGACAGATAAAAAACCTAAGAAAATTTTTGTAGATGTTTATACTGACTGGTGCGGTTGGTGTAAAAAAATGGACAAGGATACTTTTCAAAACACTGAAGTAGCTGCTTACATGGAAAAAAACTACTACATGGTAAAGTTAGATGGCGAAGGAAAAGACCCAATAGAATTCAAAGGAAAAACATTCAAGTTTATACCTTCTGGAAGAAACGGATATCACGAATTTGCTGCTGCTTTAATGCAAGGTAAATTAAGTTACCCTACTACTATATTTCTTGATGAGAAAATGAATATGCTATCTCCCGTACCTGGATACCAAAAACCAGATGCTTTTTTAAAAATAGCAAAATATTTTGGCGATGATATTCATAAAGAAAAAGATTGGAAAGCCTACTCTGAAGAAACGAAATAAGCTATTTCACCCTTTGTGCCCATTCTGTCCAAGAACCATCAAACACTGCTTTTTCGTTAGTTATATTAGCTATTTTACTTGCCAGTAAAATAATACAGGCTGTAATACCCGATCCACAACTAAACACTAACGGACGGTTTTCCTTTTCAACATCTTTAAATATCAATTTCAATTCTGATACAG
Encoded proteins:
- a CDS encoding DUF255 domain-containing protein yields the protein MKNNTQISKFTVFVFFLFISLGMNAQEVTWLTWDEAAKLAETDKKPKKIFVDVYTDWCGWCKKMDKDTFQNTEVAAYMEKNYYMVKLDGEGKDPIEFKGKTFKFIPSGRNGYHEFAAALMQGKLSYPTTIFLDEKMNMLSPVPGYQKPDAFLKIAKYFGDDIHKEKDWKAYSEETK
- a CDS encoding LON peptidase substrate-binding domain-containing protein; translated protein: MRLPLFPLQSIFFPGEKIPLHIFEPRYLQLIYDCKNEAISFGIPVYLNQLMPFGVEVVLEEIVKLYSTGEMDIICRAKKVIKIVAFEKNMGDKLYSGGVVTIIEDIRDGEIEIKRRVVNKIQVLYQLMGIPSVQTLAEEFDSFTLAHKIGLSKSQEYKLLQISIESDRLRFIETHLDELIVVLKEVNRTKETIKFNGHFKNLDPLKFDDFKF
- the lysA gene encoding diaminopimelate decarboxylase, producing the protein MTQNDLLNIAKTYGDPVYVYDSEKIISQFNRLTNAFSGVKKLKLNYACKALSNITILKLMNSLGSGLDTVSIQEVQLGLLAGFKPENIIYTPNGVSLEEIEEASKLGVRINIDNLSILEQFGSKYPTVPVCIRINPHVMAGGNSNISVGHIDSKFGISIHQIPHLLRIVELTKMNINGIHMHTGSDILDIDVFLYASEILFETATNFKNLDFIDFGSGFKVPYKEGDIETNIEELGKKLSQKFNEFCKEYGKELTLAFEPGKFLVSEAGSFLAKVNVVKQTTSTVFASIDSGFNHLIRPMLYGSHHQIENISNPNGRERYYSVVGYICETDTFASNRRINEISEGDILSFKNAGAYCFTMASNYNSRFRPPEVLWHDGKAVLIRERENLDDIIRNQVDTKDLFAKKEKASTK